The sequence GCCTCTTCAAGGTTAGGGAAATAACAAAATGCGAGCTGACAATTCGAATTATCCGGGTTCTGAAAAAACCTTGGCGGACCTCGGATAAAGGCGAATACAGACAGCCTAAATCGTTATTTCGAACCTGAGCTCATTTTTATTATGCTCCCTACCCTTGGAATGTTCAACCCTTTTCGGATTTTAGCAAGTGCTGCCAGCGGAGTTTTCGCAGCGAATCGAGACTCCGGCGAGGAGGCTCAAGCGCTTGCCCTGAGGGCGGCTGCACCTCTGATTAGCGTCAACAACAGACCAAAATATAGCAATGTGACCAATTTTAAACGCCCTGCGCACTGGCTATCCTGTGAGCAGGCCTTCAGTAACCACAGGAGTTGAGCCGTGCGTGTAAAAGGCAAAAACCTGCATATTTTTCCCAACGACACCGGATGGTGCGTGGTCAGTGAGGCCAATCGCAACATCACCCAGCATTTTAAAACCGAGGAAGAAGCGCTGGCCTATGGGCGTCAGTGTGCCATCCGGGACGAAAGTGAAGTCCTGCGCCATACCGCCCACTGCGGCGAGCTTGATACGCTTTCCAGCGTGTGTCTGCCCCAGCGGGAATATTTTCCCGGGCAGGGTTGGAGCAACCGGGACGTCGAGCCGGAGCGGCCTAATCAGGCGACAAAGACTTGAAGCATCCTGAAAATAAGACGAAACTGCCTTCAGGGTAACCCGATACCCGTCTCACGGGCCAAGGCGGATAAAATAGCCTGAAATGCCTTTCCCCGGTGGCTGATTTGGTTCTTTTCATCGGAAGAAAGCTCGGCCACTGTGTTGGCGCTGAGTTCACCCGCTTCGTTGCGCAACAGCATAACAGGATCGTAGCCAAACCCATTAATCCCGCGCGGTTCCCCATCGATTACGCCCAGCTCAATACTTTCCAGGGCCTCTATAGTCAACTGTCTGGCGGGATTCCATAAAACCATTCCGCAGCAATACCGGGCAGAACGATTGGGATTCTGTCCCAGAAGCGCCAGAATCCCGTAGCACAGGTCGGTGTTGGAGACCCCGCTGTCCGTCATCCGATCCAGCGGCATCCTGTTGGGGTAAGCCTGCGCCAGCAAGGTGTCTCGGAGTGCAGGGGTCAGCCAGCGATTGGATTTCAAACCCGGGAACGGGCTCAGGCCATACAGCCCGTCCAGGGCATCCACCACCAGACCCGAGTCCTCGGCCAAAACCCAACCACCGGGCACTACCGGCGGGGTGGCCTGCGCTTTAATCAGGGCATTTTCCAAGAATGTGCCGCCCGTTTCCTCAATGTCCCCCACGGATTCGTTTAATACCAGTTGAATGGGGCTTTGCCGCTGCTGAAGCCAGCGCTCCAGCTCCAGACGCTTGCCCTCGTTTCGGGTGGCCAGGGTAATAATCAGGTCGTTAGCCTCTCTCATTGCTCTGGACCCTCCGCCTTTTGGCACAGCCAACCATACCGGGGGTAACGATACGCCATAAAAGAGGCAGGC comes from Vampirovibrio chlorellavorus and encodes:
- a CDS encoding DUF2188 domain-containing protein; its protein translation is MRVKGKNLHIFPNDTGWCVVSEANRNITQHFKTEEEALAYGRQCAIRDESEVLRHTAHCGELDTLSSVCLPQREYFPGQGWSNRDVEPERPNQATKT
- a CDS encoding non-canonical purine NTP pyrophosphatase, with the protein product MREANDLIITLATRNEGKRLELERWLQQRQSPIQLVLNESVGDIEETGGTFLENALIKAQATPPVVPGGWVLAEDSGLVVDALDGLYGLSPFPGLKSNRWLTPALRDTLLAQAYPNRMPLDRMTDSGVSNTDLCYGILALLGQNPNRSARYCCGMVLWNPARQLTIEALESIELGVIDGEPRGINGFGYDPVMLLRNEAGELSANTVAELSSDEKNQISHRGKAFQAILSALARETGIGLP